The Aureimonas mangrovi genome includes a region encoding these proteins:
- the rlmH gene encoding 23S rRNA (pseudouridine(1915)-N(3))-methyltransferase RlmH: MRLTLAAVGRMKSGPERELVDRYLDRLSRAGPSIGLDFAGVVELPESRAASADERKRDEAARLLAALPEKAALALLDEDGKTLGSEPFAERLGTFRDEGLRDLVFVIGGPDGLSSELKSGAAMVLALGRMTWPHQLARILVAEQLYRAATILSGHPYHRA; encoded by the coding sequence GTGCGCCTGACGCTTGCGGCCGTCGGCCGCATGAAGAGCGGGCCGGAGCGTGAACTGGTGGACCGTTACCTCGACCGTCTTTCACGCGCGGGGCCGTCCATCGGCCTCGATTTCGCGGGTGTCGTCGAGCTTCCCGAATCGCGCGCCGCGAGCGCCGACGAGCGCAAGCGGGACGAGGCCGCTCGCCTTCTGGCGGCTCTGCCGGAAAAGGCCGCACTCGCCCTTCTCGACGAGGACGGCAAGACGCTCGGCTCGGAACCGTTCGCCGAAAGGCTCGGCACGTTTCGTGACGAGGGTCTGCGCGATCTGGTTTTCGTGATCGGCGGGCCGGATGGCCTCTCCTCCGAACTGAAATCCGGTGCGGCGATGGTGCTCGCCCTCGGCCGCATGACCTGGCCACACCAGCTCGCTCGCATCCTCGTCGCCGAACAGCTCTACCGCGCGGCCACGATCCTCTCCGGGCACCCCTACCACCGGGCCTGA
- the rsfS gene encoding ribosome silencing factor has protein sequence MPSDAPAGDDRAVQDALDRVLSSLDDSKAEDIVSIDLAGKSALADHMVIACGRSHRHVSAVADHLLRDLKEAGFGSAKVEGLQSGDWVLIDTGDLIVHIFRPEVRAFYNIEKMWTVAETVASKSDATVH, from the coding sequence ATGCCTTCAGACGCGCCCGCCGGCGATGACCGCGCCGTGCAAGACGCGCTCGACCGTGTGCTCTCCAGTCTCGACGATTCGAAGGCTGAGGACATCGTCTCCATCGACCTCGCCGGCAAGTCCGCCCTGGCCGACCACATGGTCATCGCCTGTGGCCGCTCGCACCGTCATGTCAGCGCCGTCGCCGATCATCTCCTGCGAGACCTCAAGGAAGCCGGCTTCGGCTCCGCCAAGGTCGAGGGGCTGCAGAGCGGCGACTGGGTGCTGATCGACACCGGCGATCTCATCGTCCACATCTTCCGCCCGGAAGTCCGCGCCTTCTACAATATCGAGAAGATGTGGACCGTGGCGGAGACCGTGGCCTCCAAGAGCGACGCGACCGTCCACTGA